The region ATCTCCATCAATAATTACCAAACCTTCGTTTCCAAATAATTCATTTGCCAAATAACGGGTAGCATCGGCTAAATTGTTGTGTTTAAGATAAGCGTTTTCAAATAAATTGTTTAAAAAAGTAGCATTTGTACCTAAGCCTGAATGGTTTTTAAACGATTGATATACAGGGTTTAATTGTTCTGTTTTTAATCTGCCAACGGGTCCAGAAACATTTTCATTCCACTGAAATTTCATTCGGTTAAAATTAAAGTAATTAATTTCATCAAAATCATGGTCTTCAGTAGCCATCCAATATACCGGAACAAAATTAAAATTTGGATAAGCCTTTTTAAGTTCTTTACACAAATTTATGGTTGATATAATTTTGTATAGAAAATAAAGTGGTCCTGTAAATAAATTTAATTGATGCCCAGTAACTACCGTAAAAGTATTACTGTTTTTTAGTTGCTCAATATTGCCTTGTGTGGCTGTGGTTACCGTAAAATTTTTATATTGCTTTTGTAAGCTTTCAACTACAACATTTCTATTTAAATCTGAAAAATTATCTTGCTTTTCTATAATTTGCTCTTCAAAGTTTTCTAAGGTAGGAAAACGATTGTATAATGTATCTAATCGATTATTTTTCGCTAAATAATCAATCATTAAATCAGAGAAATAGCCGGTTTGTTCGTACGGTATTTGGTACATTAGTCTTATTTTTTTCAAAAATACTAAATAATTAAAAACGATGTGTTTCTGTAAATTATAAATTAATGGTAAAAAACGTTCTAAATTTATCCAAACTAAAAAGTGTATTAAACAATAAGTAAATTGTATTTTTGCTGAAATTTTGCAAGGTTTGGAAACACAAATTTTACTTATAACCCCACCATTTACCCAACTAAACACACCATATCCAGGAACTGTTTATTTAAAAGGTTTTTTAAATACTAAAAATATTTTAAGTTATCAGGCCGATTTAGGTATCGAAGTAATTTTAGACTTATTTAGTAAGCAAGGGTTAACCGATTTGTTTGCATATATTGAAGGGAAAAATCAGGTTTTAAACGAAAATTCGCAACGAATTGTAGCTTTAAAAAATAGTTACATTTATAGTATTGATGCAGTTATACAGTTTTTGCAAAGTAAAAATCCAACACTTGCGAATGCAATTGTTCAAGACGATTTTTTGCCACAAGCCAGTCGGTTTTCACAACTTGATGCGTTAGATTGGGCTTTTGGTTCAATGGGTTTTCAAGATCAAGCCAAACACTTAGCAACTTTATATTTAGAAGATTTAGCCGATTTAATTATTGATACTGTTGATGAAGATTTTGGTTTTAGTAGATACGCTGAACGCCTAGGTAGATCTGCTAATTCATTTGATCAGTTATATAAAAAAATAACCGATGAGCCTACGTATATCGATCAAATTACCTTAAAAAAAATAGATGCGCTTGTACAAAAAACAAACCCCAAAATAATTGGTTTTTCAGTTCCATTTCCAGGGAATTTATACAGTGCTTTTCGATGTGCACAACATATAAAAAAACAATATCCGTATATTAAAACGGTTATGGGCGGTGGTTTTCCTAATACTGAATTAAGGTCGATTAATGATGTTCGCGTTTTTAATTTCTTTGATTTTATAAATTTAGACGATGGTGAAGCTCCAACTGAACAACTGATTCGTTTTGTAAACGGAGAAATTTCTGTAAACGATTTAAAACGCACTTTTTTATTAAAAAATGAAGAAGTTGTTTTTATAAATAATCCGCTTATAAAAGACTATAAACAAAAAGAAATTGGTTGCCCCGATTATACTGATATCGATTTATCGCAATACATTTCTGTAATAGAGGTAGTTAACCCAATGCACCGTTTGTGGAGCGATGGCCGTTGGAATAAATTAACAATGGCACATGGATGTTATTGGGGAAAATGTACGTTTTGTGATATATCATTAGATTATATAAAAATTTACGAACCAATTGCGGCTAAAGAAATCGTGGATCGTATGGAACAGTTAATTAAAACAACAAATTCTAACGGTTTTCATTTTGTAGATGAAGCTGCACCACCTGCTTTAATGCGCGAAGTTGCTTTAGAAATTTTAAAACGCAATTTAACTGTTTCGTGGTGGACAAATATTAGATTTGAAAAAAGTTTTACTTATGATTTATGCCGATTGTTAAAAGCGTCGGGTTGTATTGCAGTTTCAGGTGGGCTAGAGGTAGCATCGGACAGGCTGTTGCAATTAATTGATAAAGGTGTTACCGTTGAACAAGTTGCTTTAGTAAACCGTAATTTTACACAAGCAGGTATCATGGTGCATGCGTATTTAATGTATGGTTTTCCTACCCAAACGGCGCAAGAAACAATTGATTCGTTAGAAATGGTACGACAAATGTTTGAAATTGGAATTATGCAATCGGGCTTTTGGCATCAATTTGCTATGACAGCTCACAGTCCAATTGGTTTAGATCCCGAAGCTTTTAATGTAATAAACTTATCTACACAAAAAGGATCTTTTGCAAATAACGATTTACAGCATAAAGAAAAATCAGGTGCCGTACATGATAAGTTTTCATTTGGTTTAAAAAAATCGTTATATAATTACATGCATGGTTTGTGTTTTGATTACGATTTGCAAGATTGGTTTGAATTTAAAATACCTAAAACTAAAATTGCCCCTAATTATATTTCAAACGTTTTGGAAAACGAAACATTTCCTGTTTATAAATCAAATCAAAAAGTTGTATGGTTGGGTACAATTCCAAGAATACAACATTTTACAAAAACAAAAAAAGGAAAGGTTTTTGAAAAAGCAATGATTGAAGTGCATGGTAAAAGTACTTTTTTACAAGTTGAAGTTGATAAAGAAATAGGTGAGTGGTTTGTTGATTTTATTAATGATTTAAAAGCTAATGCAAAAGAAACAACCAGTTACCAACAGCTAAAAAATTCTTTTGAAATGGTAACTGAACAAGATTTTGAACCTTTTTTGTTTTCTAAGCAAGGGCAACAAATTTGCGATTTTGGTTTGTTGATTATTTAAATTGTTATTGAATTTTGTAAACTTTTCTAAGTTTTTGAATTAAAACTGATGTTAAAATAGTAACAGCAAGTCCAACAAAACATCCAAAAGTTACTGTGGCAAATCTAAAAATAGGAGCAACAGTTTCACCCAATGTATGCGATTGCAGCATAATTATTAAAAAAGCTACAATTGCTACACGACTCATATTCATTACCTTAAAAAGGTAACATATAATAATTGTTATTACAATGCCTAAAATTAAAACGTACATATTGGTTGCATGTACTAAATGGCATAAAAGCCCAACAATTGAACCAATAAAATTAGATCGTACCCTTTCAATGGTAAGTTTTAAAGAGTCTTTACCTTCGGGAGAAATCACTAAAATAATAGAAAGAAGTGTCCAGAAAAGTTCCATTTTTGGATACTGAAGCATTAAAAGATATCCAACCAAAAAACCCAACACACACCTAAACGTGTAAATAATTATTTGCGATGAAAGTATGTGTTTTAAAATAGCTAAGGGCATAAAATTTTTTTAAGCTGCAAAATTAAAAGCAGTACAATTTATTTAAAAGAATTTTTTTGCTTTTTTTTGTAAACAATTGTATTAAAAAATACTTCAGTTTTAAATAACTACATTTATAATTTAAATTTTAAAATGAAAAAATTAATCTTAGACGATCTAAATCGAAAAAATATAGAAGAATTTAAACAAGCAACCAAAACCCCAATTATAGTTGTTTTAGACGATGTTAGAAGTTTACATAACATTGGGTCGTTTTTTAGAACATGCGATGCCTTTTTAATTGAAAAAATATATTTATGTGGTATTACTGCAACGCCACCTAATAAAGAAATTCATAAAACGGCACTTGGCGCAACCGAAACTGTTGATTGGGAGTATGAAAAAGATGTAGTTGCTTTGGTTGAACAATTAAAAGCCGATAACATAAAAATTATATCGTTAGAACAGGTTGAAGGTTCTGTAATGTTACATGATTTTTTACCTGAAAATAATACAAAATACGCTTTGTTTTTTGGTAACGAAGTAAAAGGCGTTAACCAACAAGTGATTAATTTAAGTGATTTTGTGGTTGAAATTCCACAGTTAGGTACCAAACATTCTTTAAATGTTTCAGTTAGTGGCGGTATTGTTATATGGGATGTGTTCCAAAAATTACAACAATTAAGTGAATAGTAATTAAAGCATACAAACGTTTATCAACATTACCTATTGGCAACAGCTAAAATTTTGTTATTAATTTGTTCTAAAATAAATAAATAATCGGCATGGTTATCAACAAAATTTTTATTGGTAACATCAATTATCAAAATGTTTTCTTTAGGTAATGTTTTAATAAAGTTGCTATAACTTTGAGTAATTTGATCTAAGTAAGTTGCTTTAATGTTTTCTTCGAAAGATCTGCCTCTTTTCTTAATGTTTTTTAGTAAATTTTCAGTGTTTTGATATAAAAAAACATAAATATCGGGCTTTTTAATTTCTTTATACATAACATCAAAAATGCTTCTATATAATAACATTTCATCGTTTTGCAGGGTAACTTGAGCAAAAATTAATGATTTATAAATAAAATAATCGGCTACAATTAAATCTTTAAATAAATCAAACGAATCTAAATGTTGATTAAGCTGAGAATAACGATCTGCTAAGAACGACATTTCCAAAGGAAAAGCAAAACGTTCTTCATCTTTATAAAATTTGGGTAAAAAAGGATTGTCGTTAAAGCGTTCTAAAATAGTTTTTCCGTTAAAATCTTCAGCAATTTTTTTACTCAAAGTTGTTTTTCCTGAACCAATGTTTCCTTCAATTACCAAAAAATTTAAGTGTTGAAAATTTAAACCGTTTTTAGGTAACTCTATAGCATCTACCTTTTTAATTTGTGAATCGTCGGTACAACTAGTTAGTAAATCTGCAGTGTTTTTATGTAAAATAGGGTGTTGCCAATCTAATTGTAAATCATTTAACGGCACTAACACAAATTTACGATTTTGCATTTCCCTGTGAGGAATATGTAAATGCGGTTCG is a window of Myroides sp. JBRI-B21084 DNA encoding:
- a CDS encoding B12-binding domain-containing radical SAM protein; this translates as METQILLITPPFTQLNTPYPGTVYLKGFLNTKNILSYQADLGIEVILDLFSKQGLTDLFAYIEGKNQVLNENSQRIVALKNSYIYSIDAVIQFLQSKNPTLANAIVQDDFLPQASRFSQLDALDWAFGSMGFQDQAKHLATLYLEDLADLIIDTVDEDFGFSRYAERLGRSANSFDQLYKKITDEPTYIDQITLKKIDALVQKTNPKIIGFSVPFPGNLYSAFRCAQHIKKQYPYIKTVMGGGFPNTELRSINDVRVFNFFDFINLDDGEAPTEQLIRFVNGEISVNDLKRTFLLKNEEVVFINNPLIKDYKQKEIGCPDYTDIDLSQYISVIEVVNPMHRLWSDGRWNKLTMAHGCYWGKCTFCDISLDYIKIYEPIAAKEIVDRMEQLIKTTNSNGFHFVDEAAPPALMREVALEILKRNLTVSWWTNIRFEKSFTYDLCRLLKASGCIAVSGGLEVASDRLLQLIDKGVTVEQVALVNRNFTQAGIMVHAYLMYGFPTQTAQETIDSLEMVRQMFEIGIMQSGFWHQFAMTAHSPIGLDPEAFNVINLSTQKGSFANNDLQHKEKSGAVHDKFSFGLKKSLYNYMHGLCFDYDLQDWFEFKIPKTKIAPNYISNVLENETFPVYKSNQKVVWLGTIPRIQHFTKTKKGKVFEKAMIEVHGKSTFLQVEVDKEIGEWFVDFINDLKANAKETTSYQQLKNSFEMVTEQDFEPFLFSKQGQQICDFGLLII
- a CDS encoding FUSC family protein; translated protein: MPLAILKHILSSQIIIYTFRCVLGFLVGYLLMLQYPKMELFWTLLSIILVISPEGKDSLKLTIERVRSNFIGSIVGLLCHLVHATNMYVLILGIVITIIICYLFKVMNMSRVAIVAFLIIMLQSHTLGETVAPIFRFATVTFGCFVGLAVTILTSVLIQKLRKVYKIQ
- a CDS encoding RNA methyltransferase, which produces MKKLILDDLNRKNIEEFKQATKTPIIVVLDDVRSLHNIGSFFRTCDAFLIEKIYLCGITATPPNKEIHKTALGATETVDWEYEKDVVALVEQLKADNIKIISLEQVEGSVMLHDFLPENNTKYALFFGNEVKGVNQQVINLSDFVVEIPQLGTKHSLNVSVSGGIVIWDVFQKLQQLSE
- the folK gene encoding 2-amino-4-hydroxy-6-hydroxymethyldihydropteridine diphosphokinase; protein product: MHIYNKIVLALGSNLGDKKQHLQNAINLINNTLGLVTQVSAIYETPSWGFNSYPFYNMCIVIHSHLSAQDLLIALKEIEKNLGRTTKTVLTYEARTVDIDIIYYNDAVINEPHLHIPHREMQNRKFVLVPLNDLQLDWQHPILHKNTADLLTSCTDDSQIKKVDAIELPKNGLNFQHLNFLVIEGNIGSGKTTLSKKIAEDFNGKTILERFNDNPFLPKFYKDEERFAFPLEMSFLADRYSQLNQHLDSFDLFKDLIVADYFIYKSLIFAQVTLQNDEMLLYRSIFDVMYKEIKKPDIYVFLYQNTENLLKNIKKRGRSFEENIKATYLDQITQSYSNFIKTLPKENILIIDVTNKNFVDNHADYLFILEQINNKILAVANR